In Desulfatirhabdium butyrativorans DSM 18734, the following proteins share a genomic window:
- a CDS encoding AAA family ATPase, translated as MKTTDENMPNPQEIEKELGEFLAKKFGGKVKMIATHEVSPEEAEFLTQSKTPKSEPGFHFDLKPEELIAYLDQYIVKQDRAKAVLATKICTHFNRIQHEKEHADVDGDLVGGIKNNVLMIGPTGVGKTYMVKLIAKKIGVPFVKGDATKFSETGYVGGDVEDLVRDLVQEANDNVELAQYGIIYIDEIDKIAGSRNIIGADVSRTGVQRALLKPMEETEVDLKVPHDPISMLQEIERFRKTGVREKRVVNTRNILFIVSGAFHDMTEIIQKRLHCQGLGFHAALKDSLTVDDILAQVRTEDLVAFGFESEFVGRLPVRAIFEHLSEDDLFGILKNPNNPIVLGKKLDFAAYGIRIVFEDEALRLMAHQAFMENTGARGLVSAAEKALLPFERRLPSLRISRFPITAEIIAHPEATLERLADMEAIEALSEMYVRLKEVERQDIKNYLEEYKSLFSERYGLALTPSKISLVAAAYGNAILDMGKVIQKLKKHYDEVKRIELSFYKEHDIHIVLDDDCLDYIVTEIVEKRSTLEEFRKDIDRDLAMGLRLVREKTGKNRFFLDREALMNPESYIVELIRTEMKRKLASLLPPAEATG; from the coding sequence ATGAAAACGACAGACGAAAACATGCCCAATCCCCAGGAAATCGAAAAAGAGCTCGGGGAATTTCTGGCGAAGAAATTCGGCGGGAAAGTCAAGATGATCGCGACCCACGAGGTTTCTCCCGAAGAAGCCGAATTTCTGACGCAATCCAAAACGCCCAAAAGCGAACCGGGTTTTCATTTCGATCTGAAACCCGAAGAGCTCATCGCCTATCTCGACCAGTACATTGTCAAGCAGGACAGGGCCAAGGCCGTGCTGGCCACCAAGATCTGTACGCATTTCAACCGGATCCAGCATGAAAAGGAACATGCGGATGTGGATGGGGACCTTGTGGGCGGCATCAAGAACAACGTCCTGATGATCGGGCCCACCGGCGTGGGAAAAACCTACATGGTCAAGCTCATCGCCAAAAAAATCGGGGTTCCCTTCGTCAAAGGCGATGCCACCAAGTTCAGCGAAACCGGTTATGTGGGCGGAGACGTCGAGGACCTTGTCCGGGATCTGGTTCAGGAAGCCAACGACAACGTCGAGCTGGCGCAATACGGCATCATCTACATCGACGAAATCGACAAGATTGCGGGCAGCCGGAACATCATCGGCGCCGATGTGTCCCGTACCGGTGTGCAGCGGGCGCTTCTCAAGCCGATGGAGGAAACGGAAGTCGATCTGAAAGTGCCCCATGATCCCATATCCATGCTGCAGGAAATCGAGCGATTCCGAAAAACCGGTGTCCGCGAAAAGCGGGTGGTCAACACCCGGAACATTCTGTTCATTGTCAGCGGTGCATTCCATGACATGACTGAAATCATTCAGAAGCGGCTCCATTGTCAGGGGTTGGGCTTTCATGCCGCACTGAAAGACAGTTTGACCGTCGATGATATTCTGGCGCAGGTCAGAACAGAAGATCTGGTCGCCTTCGGTTTCGAATCGGAATTCGTCGGCAGACTTCCGGTGAGGGCCATCTTCGAGCATTTGTCCGAAGACGATCTGTTCGGGATCCTGAAGAATCCGAACAATCCGATTGTTTTGGGGAAAAAACTCGATTTTGCGGCATACGGCATCCGGATCGTTTTCGAGGATGAAGCCTTGCGGCTGATGGCCCATCAGGCCTTCATGGAAAATACGGGCGCAAGAGGTCTGGTCAGCGCAGCCGAAAAGGCCCTGCTTCCCTTTGAAAGACGCCTTCCCTCCCTGCGGATTTCCCGATTTCCCATTACGGCTGAAATCATCGCCCATCCCGAGGCAACCCTCGAGCGGCTTGCCGATATGGAAGCGATCGAAGCCTTGTCGGAGATGTATGTTCGCCTGAAGGAAGTCGAACGGCAGGATATAAAGAACTATCTCGAAGAATACAAAAGCCTCTTCTCGGAGCGCTATGGCCTTGCCCTGACGCCATCCAAAATTTCCCTGGTGGCGGCGGCTTACGGCAACGCCATCCTGGATATGGGCAAGGTGATCCAGAAGCTCAAAAAGCACTACGATGAGGTGAAACGGATCGAGCTGTCGTTCTACAAGGAACACGACATCCATATTGTCCTCGATGACGACTGCCTGGACTATATCGTGACCGAAATCGTGGAAAAACGCTCGACGCTCGAGGAATTCCGCAAGGATATCGATCGGGATCTGGCGATGGGGCTGCGGCTGGTCCGGGAAAAAACGGGCAAGAACCGGTTTTTCCTGGATCGGGAGGCGCTGATGAATCCGGAGAGCTATATTGTGGAATTGATTCGAACCGAAATGAAACGCAAACTGGCGTCACTGCTGCCGCCCGCAGAAGCCACCGGTTGA
- the ahbC gene encoding 12,18-didecarboxysiroheme deacetylase yields MIGISKLYCGTVEPSDALRYGRHSGSLPSHLLQFSADKKPVVVWNMTQRCNLRCIHCYAQATEKTAADEMSTEEGKALIDDLASFGSPVILFSGGEPLVRPDLPELAEYAVQKGMRAVISTNGTLITPQMARTLKAIGLSYVGISLDGMEPVHDRFRGVPGAFRKALDGIRNCQEAGIKVGLRFTINRHNAAEIPAVFDLLEEMDIPRACFYHLVYAGRGSRMVEEDCSLQQTRAIVDLIMDRTKALHDAGKPKEILTVDNHADGPYVYLRLLRENPERAKEVLSLLEMNEGNNSGRGIGCVSWNGEVYADQFWRHHSFGNVRKRSFSQIWTDPADEFLMQLKDKKRHVTGRCASCRWLDICGGNFRVRAEAVTGDVWAPDPACYLTDDEIR; encoded by the coding sequence ATGATCGGTATTTCCAAATTGTACTGCGGAACGGTGGAGCCATCGGATGCCCTGCGCTACGGCAGGCATTCGGGAAGTCTCCCATCCCATCTGCTCCAGTTTTCGGCCGACAAGAAGCCGGTTGTGGTCTGGAACATGACCCAGCGCTGCAACCTGCGCTGCATCCACTGCTACGCGCAAGCCACGGAAAAGACGGCCGCAGACGAAATGAGCACGGAAGAGGGCAAGGCGCTGATCGATGATCTGGCCTCTTTTGGTTCTCCCGTGATCCTGTTTTCCGGCGGGGAGCCGCTGGTAAGGCCCGATCTGCCGGAGCTTGCGGAATATGCCGTTCAAAAGGGCATGCGGGCCGTCATCTCGACAAACGGAACACTGATTACCCCGCAAATGGCAAGGACCCTGAAGGCCATTGGCCTCTCCTATGTCGGGATCAGTCTGGATGGCATGGAGCCGGTGCATGACCGGTTCCGGGGGGTTCCCGGCGCTTTCCGCAAGGCTCTCGATGGTATTCGGAACTGCCAGGAGGCGGGCATCAAGGTGGGCTTGCGTTTCACCATCAACCGGCACAACGCCGCAGAAATTCCGGCTGTTTTCGATTTGCTGGAGGAAATGGACATCCCCAGGGCCTGCTTTTACCACCTGGTTTATGCCGGCCGAGGCTCCCGGATGGTGGAAGAGGACTGCTCCCTGCAGCAGACACGCGCCATCGTGGACTTGATCATGGATCGGACCAAAGCCCTGCACGATGCCGGAAAACCCAAGGAAATCCTGACGGTGGACAACCATGCCGACGGGCCTTACGTCTATCTGCGGCTGCTCCGGGAGAATCCGGAACGGGCCAAAGAAGTGCTTTCTCTGCTCGAGATGAACGAGGGGAACAATTCGGGAAGGGGGATCGGATGCGTGAGCTGGAACGGGGAAGTGTATGCCGATCAGTTCTGGCGGCACCATTCGTTCGGCAATGTGCGAAAACGATCCTTTTCCCAGATTTGGACCGATCCGGCAGACGAGTTCCTGATGCAACTCAAGGATAAAAAACGGCATGTCACCGGACGGTGCGCCTCCTGCCGGTGGCTCGACATCTGCGGAGGCAATTTCCGGGTCCGGGCCGAAGCCGTGACAGGCGACGTGTGGGCGCCGGATCCAGCCTGCTATCTGACGGACGATGAAATTCGGTAA
- the hemB gene encoding porphobilinogen synthase, whose protein sequence is MIFPDYRPRRLRRTENLRRMIRETILTPADFIMPFFAIDGKNVENPIEAMPGQYQLSIDKLVPRCKEVYDLGIPAVILFGIPDRKDELGRSAYAKDGIVQKAVRAVKNKVPELVVVTDVCLCQYTDHGHCGVVENGIVDNDATLDLLASTALSHARAGADIVAPSDMMDGRVSAIREALDEAGFSAVPIMAYSAKYCSGFYGPFRQAADSAPKFGDRRTYQMDPANALEAIREVTMDIEEGADIIMVKPALAYLDVICRVRQEIDLPVAAYQVSGEYSMIRAAEKMGWLDGPRVMMESLTAIKRAGADMILTYFAMEAAKTIRESFA, encoded by the coding sequence ATGATTTTCCCCGATTACAGACCCAGACGTCTTCGCAGAACCGAAAACCTTCGCCGGATGATTCGGGAAACCATCCTCACCCCGGCGGATTTCATCATGCCGTTTTTTGCGATCGATGGCAAGAATGTGGAAAATCCCATCGAGGCCATGCCGGGCCAGTACCAGCTCTCCATCGACAAGCTGGTCCCCCGATGCAAAGAGGTTTACGATCTGGGTATTCCGGCGGTTATCCTCTTCGGCATTCCGGATCGCAAGGATGAGCTTGGCAGATCGGCGTACGCCAAGGACGGGATCGTCCAGAAGGCTGTCAGGGCCGTGAAGAACAAGGTGCCCGAGCTTGTCGTCGTTACAGACGTCTGCCTGTGCCAGTACACCGATCACGGGCACTGCGGTGTGGTGGAAAACGGGATTGTCGACAACGACGCCACGCTCGATCTGCTGGCTTCAACCGCGCTCTCCCATGCGCGGGCCGGAGCGGACATCGTGGCTCCGTCGGATATGATGGACGGTCGGGTTTCGGCCATCCGGGAAGCCCTGGATGAGGCCGGGTTCAGCGCCGTGCCGATCATGGCCTATTCGGCCAAATATTGTTCCGGATTCTACGGACCTTTTCGCCAGGCGGCCGATTCCGCGCCCAAATTCGGGGATCGAAGAACCTATCAGATGGATCCGGCCAATGCCCTGGAAGCCATCCGGGAAGTGACAATGGACATCGAGGAAGGCGCGGACATCATCATGGTCAAGCCCGCTCTTGCTTATCTCGATGTCATCTGCCGGGTGCGGCAGGAAATTGACCTGCCTGTTGCCGCCTATCAGGTCAGCGGCGAGTACAGCATGATCCGCGCTGCCGAAAAAATGGGATGGCTCGACGGGCCTCGGGTGATGATGGAAAGTCTTACGGCCATCAAGCGGGCCGGGGCGGACATGATCCTGACCTATTTCGCCATGGAAGCGGCCAAGACCATCCGGGAGAGCTTTGCCTGA
- the ahbD gene encoding heme b synthase, which translates to MHPAHRHPSHSHPAASSPQPHGQATLRLVAWEITRNCNLSCVHCRAAATQGPYAGELDTASCFRLLDQIAEVGSCIVILTGGEPLLRPDIFDVARYGTGKGLKMVMAPNGTLIDAANARQMADAGIRRISISLDGSRAESHDRFRGVPGAFDAALRGIECAKAAGIEFQINTTITQTNLAEIPAIQQLAIELGAVAHHIFLLVPTGRGKYIADQAIDAAQYEETLNWFYDQKKHTPLVLKATCAPHYYRILRQRSRAEGETVRFETHGLDAVTKGCLGGSGFCFISHTGIVQPCGFLHLECGDVTRQSFVDIWKNSPIFLDLRDEDKLKGKCGICEYRRVCGGCRARAYEATGDYLAEEPLCLYQPGHHQESRP; encoded by the coding sequence ATGCACCCAGCACACCGCCACCCGTCCCATTCACATCCAGCGGCCTCATCTCCACAACCCCATGGTCAAGCAACGCTTCGACTGGTTGCCTGGGAGATTACCCGGAACTGCAATCTCTCCTGCGTTCACTGCCGGGCAGCGGCCACACAGGGCCCGTATGCAGGAGAACTCGATACGGCATCCTGTTTCCGGCTGCTTGACCAGATTGCCGAAGTCGGCTCCTGTATCGTCATCCTGACGGGGGGCGAGCCGCTGTTGCGGCCGGATATCTTCGATGTGGCCCGATATGGCACCGGCAAGGGGCTCAAAATGGTCATGGCCCCCAACGGCACGCTGATCGATGCGGCCAATGCCCGGCAAATGGCGGATGCCGGCATCCGCCGCATCAGTATCAGCCTTGACGGGAGCCGGGCCGAATCCCATGACCGGTTCCGCGGGGTTCCGGGCGCATTCGACGCGGCGCTTCGCGGCATCGAATGCGCCAAGGCGGCGGGGATCGAATTTCAGATCAACACCACCATCACCCAAACGAATCTTGCCGAAATTCCAGCCATCCAGCAGCTCGCCATTGAACTGGGGGCTGTGGCCCACCACATCTTCTTGCTCGTGCCCACCGGCCGGGGCAAATACATCGCCGATCAGGCCATCGATGCGGCGCAATACGAAGAGACGCTGAACTGGTTCTATGACCAGAAAAAACATACGCCGCTGGTGCTCAAGGCTACCTGTGCGCCGCATTATTACCGTATTTTGAGACAAAGAAGCCGGGCGGAGGGCGAGACGGTCCGCTTCGAAACGCACGGACTGGATGCCGTCACCAAGGGATGTCTGGGCGGCAGCGGATTCTGTTTCATTTCCCATACCGGAATCGTTCAGCCATGCGGCTTCCTGCATCTGGAATGCGGTGATGTCACCCGCCAGTCTTTTGTCGATATCTGGAAGAATTCGCCCATTTTTCTGGATCTTCGGGATGAGGACAAGTTGAAGGGGAAATGCGGCATCTGCGAATACCGCCGGGTATGCGGCGGCTGCAGGGCCAGGGCGTATGAGGCGACAGGCGATTATCTTGCGGAAGAACCGCTTTGTCTTTACCAACCAGGTCATCATCAGGAGAGCCGACCATGA
- a CDS encoding CBS domain-containing protein, giving the protein MKIKSLMIHDPITVTTNTTIEDAIQLMKTNGIRHLPVVGKGKVLKGFVTLADLKQGLIPAMVSDLKLTDLMITDPITIGPDDDIETAARIIYEHKIGGMPVVQKKTVVGIITESDILRAFIDMMGILASGTRIEVAIGDSPERINQAIGIIQQAGGEIIQIGMTICETCKKAYSFRLKSHNTEPIEKALTAAGFEVLHDPA; this is encoded by the coding sequence ATGAAAATCAAATCGCTCATGATCCACGATCCGATCACCGTCACGACGAACACGACGATTGAAGACGCCATTCAACTGATGAAAACCAATGGCATCCGGCACTTGCCGGTTGTCGGCAAAGGCAAGGTGCTGAAGGGCTTCGTAACCCTGGCGGATCTGAAACAGGGGTTGATTCCCGCCATGGTGAGCGATCTGAAGCTGACCGATCTGATGATCACGGATCCGATCACCATCGGACCCGACGATGATATTGAAACCGCGGCCCGCATCATCTATGAGCACAAGATCGGGGGAATGCCGGTCGTCCAGAAAAAGACGGTTGTCGGCATCATCACGGAATCGGACATCCTGCGGGCATTTATCGACATGATGGGTATTCTGGCCTCCGGCACGCGGATCGAGGTGGCCATCGGCGATTCACCCGAGCGCATCAACCAGGCGATCGGCATCATTCAGCAGGCGGGTGGCGAGATTATCCAGATCGGCATGACGATTTGCGAAACGTGCAAGAAAGCGTATTCCTTCCGGCTGAAGAGCCACAATACCGAGCCCATCGAAAAAGCGCTCACAGCGGCGGGTTTCGAAGTGCTCCACGACCCGGCATAG
- the mnmA gene encoding tRNA 2-thiouridine(34) synthase MnmA, whose product MISAAVAVALSGGVDSLVAAALLKKRYERIIGLHFSTGFETPGMAETVVSHLRSALDIEIVPVDLQEAFRRHVVDYFIRTYLDGKTPNPCLVCNASIKYGLLLAEAGRRGASLLATGHYARLSRDASDQIHLRKGRDTQKDQSYFLSRIPKACLKKALFPLGNLTKQHVRKLALLYGLTPFHHKESQDVCFIRGMSYEAFLSRQTETGPVSGEILDATGKRIGMHEGLWKFTIGQRKGIRCPSAEPYYVLRLDPANNRIIVGRKAELLVSGCTVQDINWIEPPPDAPRWVRAKLRYRHEAIEALLIPDGAACCTLKFRHPHPAVTPGQGAVFYEDDLVLGGGWIDEALPVA is encoded by the coding sequence ATGATTTCCGCTGCCGTCGCGGTCGCGCTGAGCGGAGGCGTGGATTCACTGGTTGCCGCAGCACTGCTGAAGAAAAGGTATGAGCGGATCATCGGCCTGCATTTTTCGACAGGCTTCGAAACGCCCGGGATGGCCGAAACGGTCGTTTCCCATCTGCGATCCGCGCTCGATATCGAAATCGTTCCGGTAGATTTGCAGGAGGCTTTCCGGCGCCATGTCGTCGACTATTTCATCCGGACATACCTCGATGGAAAGACGCCCAATCCCTGCCTCGTTTGCAACGCTTCGATCAAATACGGATTGCTGCTGGCCGAAGCCGGGAGGCGCGGCGCAAGCCTTCTGGCAACCGGCCATTATGCAAGACTCAGCCGGGATGCGTCAGACCAGATCCATCTGCGGAAAGGACGGGATACGCAAAAGGATCAATCCTATTTCCTGAGCCGTATCCCGAAGGCATGCCTGAAAAAGGCTCTGTTTCCTCTCGGCAATCTCACGAAGCAGCACGTGCGCAAGCTTGCCCTTCTCTACGGATTGACCCCGTTTCACCACAAAGAAAGTCAGGACGTTTGTTTCATCCGGGGGATGAGCTATGAGGCGTTTTTAAGCCGTCAAACGGAAACCGGGCCGGTATCGGGGGAAATTCTGGATGCAACAGGAAAGCGCATCGGCATGCATGAGGGGCTGTGGAAATTTACGATCGGGCAGCGAAAAGGGATTCGCTGTCCGAGTGCGGAACCGTACTACGTGCTTCGGCTCGATCCCGCAAACAACCGGATCATTGTCGGACGGAAAGCGGAACTTCTGGTGAGCGGATGCACGGTTCAGGACATCAACTGGATCGAGCCGCCTCCGGATGCGCCCCGATGGGTACGCGCCAAGCTGCGCTACCGCCATGAAGCCATCGAGGCATTGCTGATTCCCGACGGCGCCGCCTGCTGCACGCTGAAGTTTCGCCATCCCCACCCTGCCGTCACGCCCGGTCAGGGCGCCGTGTTCTATGAGGACGATCTGGTTCTCGGGGGCGGTTGGATCGATGAGGCGCTACCTGTGGCCTGA
- a CDS encoding NIL domain-containing protein gives MYSRILLLRFPQTEVKKPIVCYLAKDYDLTFNILNAQVLPRKEGIMVLELSGNRKNFKEGVQYLKSQGVQVQNASQEIKRDEKRCTHCGACTAVCPTDALSIKRPEMEVVFDQSKCSICELCITACPVRVMSIRPTTKMFFE, from the coding sequence TTGTATTCAAGAATTCTGCTGCTTCGTTTTCCCCAGACCGAAGTCAAAAAGCCGATTGTTTGCTATCTCGCCAAAGACTACGATCTGACCTTCAATATCCTGAACGCCCAGGTCCTTCCCCGAAAAGAAGGCATCATGGTTCTGGAGCTTTCCGGAAACCGGAAAAATTTCAAGGAAGGCGTTCAGTATCTCAAGTCCCAGGGCGTCCAGGTCCAGAATGCATCTCAGGAAATCAAACGGGATGAAAAGCGCTGCACGCATTGCGGCGCTTGCACGGCCGTTTGTCCAACGGATGCGCTTTCCATCAAGCGGCCCGAAATGGAAGTGGTCTTCGATCAGAGCAAATGCTCGATCTGCGAGCTGTGCATCACGGCCTGTCCGGTCCGGGTCATGTCGATCCGGCCCACCACCAAAATGTTTTTTGAATGA